The DNA segment TATGAAGAAAATCCGGAAGTTAAAATTATTGACAGCAAAATAACGCGTTTAGAACTTGTGAAAAGCTTTGACGACTTAACAGATGAAACTATTGAGGTATATGCATTGGAATATCGCCTGCTCCCGGAAGATTTAAGCAAGGTAGTTTTAGCGGGCGGCATGGATGTGGATGAAGACGGATGGCTTAAGGAAACCAGCAGCATGGGCAGTCCTCTGCTTGTAGTATCTCGAAAGAATGGCAATGTAAAATTAGTAGGTATTCTTATGACGGGAAGCGTAGGCGAAGAAAGCAGATTGGAAACGTCCGTAAAGGCATTATTGGAGAATAATCAATAAAGATAAAGACTGCATAGTGGGTGTAACAAGTAGGGGCGGCCATTGGCCGCCCGCTTTTTTTATGACAAAACATTATATAGATACTTTTATGGCAAAACTGACTTTCTACAGTGAAATCAAATATAACTTATTCTAAAAAAACAAAGCAAAAATCAATTTCCTTAAAATAAATGTAAAATTTAACCCCTTAAATCAGCCGCCAGTTTGTGAGCGTAGAGTCCTTCGAGCTCGGCAAGTTTTAATGCTACCGGTGCCAGTTCTTGGGCTCCTTCCTTCGTGATTTTCTGGTAGCTTACTACCTTTAAGAAGGTGCCCACCCATACACCGCCGGTATACCTGGCTGCTCTCATAGTAGGAAGAATATGATTAGTTCCTGAAACATAATCTCCAAAGACTTCTGCAGCCCAATTACCGATGAATAAAGACCCGTAATTGCTAAGTTGTGGAATTATGGTATCGGGATTCGACATATGTAATTCCAGATGTTCCGGCGCTATTTTGTTGGATAAATGAGCAGCTTCCTCAAAACAATCCACAAGGAAAATTTCTCCATTATCTTCCCAAGCCTTGCGGGCTACTGAGGCAGTAGGAAGTTGTCCTAAAAAACCTTCTAAGTATTTTAAAACACTTTGAATAAGCTTTTCATCAGTGGATACCAGGATACCTCTGGCTTGCGGATCATGTTCTGACTGTGCCAAGAGGTCAGTCGCTATGAATTCGGGATTTGCCGCATCATCTGCTATTATCAGTACTTCACTGGGCCCTGCGATGAAATCTATCCCGACATTGCCGCTGACCTGGCGTTTTGCTTCGGTTACCCATTGATTTCCGGGGCCTACGATAATATCGGCAGGAGCAACGCTTTCCGTACCAAATGCCAATGCTCCGATGGCATGGGCACCACCCATGCAGTATATCTCACAAGCTCCGGCTATATCCATGGCTACTAGTGTAGCAGGGTGAATAGTGCCACTGGAACGATCAGGCGGCGAGCAAGCTACAATCCTTTTTACTCCGGCTACACGGGCAGGTATAATCGACATCAATGCCGAAGATGGAAGAGGGTATCTTCCGCCGGGCACATAAGAGGCTGATGAAGAAATAGGAAGAATATGATGACCGAGAGTGACACCCGGAGATAGTTCGACTTCGCGAGGTAATATTGACTCCTTTTGAAACTGAGCGAATTGTTCAATCCGTTCTGCAGCTTTTTTCATAGCTTGAATGTCTTCAGAGTCGAGATTTTTATAGGCGGATTGAATCTGTTCGGATGATATTTTAAGATTGCCGCCTTCAAATCCGTCAAATTTTTGACAGAAGTTAAATAAGGCTATATCACCTTTTTTTCGTATTTCAGAAAGGATGTTTGATACCTTTTCCCTAACTTGCAGATTATCTTCAAAATCAGTTTGAGAATTTGACTGTTTTATCGGTTTTATGCTCATTTGCTTTCCTCCTAAAAACTTCTTATACATAGAATCCCTGCCGCAAACTTGGCTTAGTTGGTATTACAGCATTATATATCTAAGCTCATTTATTTTATATGAAAAGAATATCATGTGTGCATAATATTTTCAATTATATTTAGGAGTTTGTGTAGGAGAATCACCTGCAAAATATCGATTAATGCCGTTTTCAATACATTGTGCAATCTTTTCCTGATATGTAGAATCTTGTAATCTTTCACGGTCTTGAGGGTTTGATAAAAAACCGACTTCAACTAAAACAGCAGGCATGGGGCTTTCTCTTAGTATAAATAAATCTTTAGGAAGGGCTTCTCTTATATTTTCCGAATCTAATTTTTTTAACTCTTCCTGGATGAGCAAAGCAAGTAACTTGCTTTCAGGTTTTCGGGGATTGTAAAAACACTGGGCACCAAAATATTGAGGTTCGGGAAATTTGTTTACATGGATGCTAACCAAAATATCAGCATTGGCTTTTACAGCAAGGTCTATCCGACGCTGAAGGTCTTTGCCATTAGTCTGGTTCTCCATAGTTTCTTTGTCACGAGTTAAAACCACATTAAAATTTTGTTTTTTCAAGAGTTCTTTAAGCTGCAGAGCAATTGCCAGATTTATGGGGCTTTCAGTAACTCCGGTTTCCTCATGGACCGCACCTTTATCTATGGTGCCATGTCCCGGGTCAATGGCTACAGTCTGACCTGCAATGAACAATTTAAATGCAGGCAATGATCGTGTTATAAAAATATTGTAACTAAGCCCCATGATAATAATGACAAAAATAAGTGTTGCGACACGAAACTTTTGGTTTGCAAACAAGTGATTCACCCACCTTTATTTCTTTGTTATCTATTTTTTGAAAAAACTGTTGGGCTTATCCTCGATTATACTATAACATCCTACCGTTAAATTTTTATTCAAATATTATAATTTTAGAAGTATTGAACAGCTGCTGAAAGAAATATTTAAAATAATAGTAAAACTGATTTAAAATACATATAAATTGCGGCTAAATATTATGAAAATTTGGATGTGCATTAAAATAGTAAAATGAGATGTTGTTATATTTGCCAATAATGGGTAAAATATAGACAAACCTGTTCAATAGAATTTCAAAATAGAATAGGGGAGATGTATGTGCCTTTAAATGAGCAATTGTTGGACTTTATGAAGGAAAAAGCGTATAAACCTATGACCGAAGGGGAACTTATTTCAGCATTGAATATTGATAAAAGTGAAATAGATCTCCTTATAAAAACCCTTGATTATATGGAAAAAACCGGAATGGTGGTAAAAAACCGCAGGGGAAGATATGGTGTTCCGGAAAAAATGAATTTGATAGCGGGTCAATTGGAATGCCATCCGGGAGGATTTGCTTTTTTAGTGCCTAATAACACAGAACAGGAAGATATTTATATCAGTCGTGAAGATATGAATGGTGCAATGCACGGCGATTTGGTCTTAGTTCGACCTAAAATACCGGCAGACAGGACTTTGAAAACTCAGGGCGAGGTAATTCGCATCTTAAAACGAGCTAATAAAAAAATTGTTGGGACTGTAGAAAGAGGTAAGCAATTTTCTTTTGTAATACCAGATGATAAGAGATTATTCTATGATGTATTTATTCCAAAAGAAAAAGCAAAAGGTGCAAAAACAGGGCATAAGGTTGTCGCACAGATTACGGAGTGGCCTGGTAAGTATAGAAATCCAGCAGGAGAGATAGTAGAAATATTAGGTCATCAAGACGAACCCGGTATTGATGTTTTATCTATAATAAAGAAGTACGACCTTCCTCTAGAATTTCCGCCAAAGGTTATGAAACAGTTAGAACAAATTCCTGATGAAGTAAGAGAGCAAGATTTAAGAGGCAGAAAGGATTTTAGAAACTTAAAAACGGTGACCA comes from the Tepidanaerobacter acetatoxydans Re1 genome and includes:
- the hisD gene encoding histidinol dehydrogenase — encoded protein: MSIKPIKQSNSQTDFEDNLQVREKVSNILSEIRKKGDIALFNFCQKFDGFEGGNLKISSEQIQSAYKNLDSEDIQAMKKAAERIEQFAQFQKESILPREVELSPGVTLGHHILPISSSASYVPGGRYPLPSSALMSIIPARVAGVKRIVACSPPDRSSGTIHPATLVAMDIAGACEIYCMGGAHAIGALAFGTESVAPADIIVGPGNQWVTEAKRQVSGNVGIDFIAGPSEVLIIADDAANPEFIATDLLAQSEHDPQARGILVSTDEKLIQSVLKYLEGFLGQLPTASVARKAWEDNGEIFLVDCFEEAAHLSNKIAPEHLELHMSNPDTIIPQLSNYGSLFIGNWAAEVFGDYVSGTNHILPTMRAARYTGGVWVGTFLKVVSYQKITKEGAQELAPVALKLAELEGLYAHKLAADLRG
- a CDS encoding N-acetylmuramoyl-L-alanine amidase family protein, translated to MFANQKFRVATLIFVIIIMGLSYNIFITRSLPAFKLFIAGQTVAIDPGHGTIDKGAVHEETGVTESPINLAIALQLKELLKKQNFNVVLTRDKETMENQTNGKDLQRRIDLAVKANADILVSIHVNKFPEPQYFGAQCFYNPRKPESKLLALLIQEELKKLDSENIREALPKDLFILRESPMPAVLVEVGFLSNPQDRERLQDSTYQEKIAQCIENGINRYFAGDSPTQTPKYN